The DNA region AGCAGGGTCGACGGCAACAGCCGCAGCCACGCCGCACGTTCCCGCCCCGGTGTCACCAGGACGAGGACGGGGGCCCTGGTCCGGTACGCCGCGCCGTCCCGCGCCTCGACCCGGGTCACCTCGCCCTCCAGGACCACGGACACCGGCGCCGCCCGGCTCCCGCGCACCTTCGGGGTGGTGAGCCGCGGATCGGCGGTGACCGTCACCTCCGCCGCCACCCGCCCCTCGGCCCGCGCGAGTTCGGGCATCGGCCCCCGCCGCAGGTCGGCCGCGTGCAGTCCGGCGGACGCCGCGCCCGCCGCCCCGCAGAGCAGCACCCCCGCGCAGGCCGTCGCCCGCAGCCCCCGCCGGGCGGCCGGAACCAGGAGCAGCGCCGCTCCGCCGAGGCAGAGCAGCACACCCGCGACCGTCCACCAGCCGGCCGCGCCCACCGCGAGAGCCGCCCCGCCCCAGGCGGCGAGGGCCGGCGGCACCAGCCGCAGATCCGCCGGCCCCTCCTCCACGGCGCTCACGGCCGGACCAGCGGCGCGAGGTCCGCGAACCGGCGCGCGCCGATCCCGTTGACGTCCCGCAGCTCGGCGACCGTCCGGAACCCGCCGTGCTCCACCCGGTGTTCCACGATGCGCCGGGCGAGGACCGGGCCGACCCCGGGCAGCGCGTCGAGCTGTTCCACGGTCGCCGTGTTCAGGCTGAGCGGAGCGGCCGGCCGCGGCACCCCGGCCGCGGTCCCGCCCGCCGCACCGCCGACTCCCGTCCCACCGCCGGCGGCGACTGCCGGCAGTCCGACCACGACCTGCTCGCCGTCCATCAGCACCCGGGCCCGGTTGAGCCCGGTCAGATCCGTGCCGGGGCGGATGCCGCCCGCCGCACGCAGGGCGTCGGTGACCCGCGACCCCACGGGCAGCGTGAACACCCCAGGAGTGCGGACTTTTCCGCCGACGTCCACCACGACCACCGCCGCCGCACTCGGACTCAGCTGCGGACTCGGGCTCGGGTCGGCGGGCGATCCCTCGCCCGGTCCGGTGTCCACCGCCCGGGTCCCGGGCAGCGGCCGGGCCGCGGCGACCACCTCGGGCGCCCTGATCTGCTGCGGCCGTCCCGTCCAGAAGTAGGCCCCGGCCCCGCCCGCGGCCACCATCAGGACCATGGTGAGCGCGGCCAGCGAGCGCCGTTCGAGCCCGCACCGGGACTGCGCCCACAACGGCAGCCGGTCCCGCAGCGCGAGCTTCGCCAGCTCCCCGCGCGACAGCTCCGGTTGCGGTCCGGCCCGTTCCCGGTCCGCCTCGGGCTCGCGGTCCGCCTCGGGCTCACGGGCCGGCGGCGGGGAGGGTGGAGGTGGTGCCGGGGGCGTGGGAGGGGCCGGGGGCGGCGCGGGGGCGGGGCGTGGTGGGGCGGTGGACGGGAAGAGGGCCTCGCCCCGGCTTCGTACCGAAGGAGGAGAGGCGAGCGCGCCTGCTGTGCGCCGGCGACGGGCCCTGGGGCCCACGGCGCGGCCCCGGGACCTGCCGTCGGAGCCGGGCGCCCGGCCCGGGCCGCTCGTGGGGCCACTACGACGTGTTGCGATCTGCGTGCGAAGAGTCATGACATCGACGGTAGGCCGCCGCGGAACCCTTCGGCCGGGGCCGGTCGATTCCCGTGGACAACCGCCGAGTTGTGGAAAACTCCGTCACCCGTATGGGGGATGTCGGTCCGTCAGCGCGGCGAGACCACGACCGCGAGCAGCCCCGGACCGGTGTGGGCGCCGATGACCGCGCCGACCTCGGTGACCTGGAGGTTCTCGACGCCCGGCAGGCGTTCGCGCAGCCGCTCGGCGAGTGCGGCGGCCCGCTCAGGGGCGGAGAGGTGGTGCACGGCGATGTCGACGGCTCCGGCGCCGGCCCGCTCGGCCGCGATCTCCTCCAGGCGGGCGATCGCCTTGGACGCGGTGCGCACCTTCTCGCGCAGCTCGATCCGGCCGCCCTCGAGTTCGAGCAGCGGCTTCACGGCCAGCGCGGAGCCGAGGAGGGCCTGGGCGGCGCCGATCCGGCCGCCGCGGCGCAGGTAGTCGAGCGTGTCGACATAGAAGAACGCGGAAGTGCCGGAGGCCCGCTTCTCGGCCGCGGCGACGGCCTCGTCGAGCGAACCGCCCGCGTCGGCGACCTCCGCCGCCGCGAGGGCGCAGAAGCCGAGGGCCATGCCCACCATGCGGGTGTCGACGACCCGTACGGGCACGGGGGCATCCTTCGCGGCGAGCACGGCGGCGTCGTAGGTGCCGGAGATCTCACCGGACAGATGGAGCGAGACGACGCCCTGGGCACCCGCCTCGGCGGCGGCCCGGTAGGTGGCCGCGAAGACCTCGGGCGCGGGGCGCGAGGTGGTCACCAGTCGGCGCTTCTGCAGGGCCTCCGCGAGCGAGCGGGCCGAGATCTCGGTCCCTTCCTCCAGCGCGCGGTCGCCGATGACGACGGTGAGCGGAACGGCGGTGATGGCGTGCCGCTCCATCGCCTGGGCTGGCAGGTAGGCCGTGGAATCGGTGACGATCGCGACATGCCGGGACATGAGCGGGAGGTTACCCGGAGGGGCCGCCGTGCGGCAGCCCGGGCCCCCGGCACGGGCCCCGTCCGGCCCGTGACCCGCACGGAATCCGCCCGCCGTGCGCACGAACGTACGCCCGGGCGATACCGCACGGCTCTCACAGAGGTCGGGCGCCCGGAGAGCCGACGGTTCAGGTCGTGGTCTCGGGCCGGGTCGACTTCTCCCACGGGTAGGCCGTGCGGCGCGGGTCCGGCCCCTGGATCGCCTGCGGCTGCCCCGACGGTCCGGCCGGACCGCTCGCCGCCCCCGGCCGGCTCTGACTCTGCCCCTGGCTCTGCGCGGGTCCGGCCGTCGCCCCGTCGAGGCCGTCCGTGCCGGTCCAGTGGCGCAGGGCGCCCGCCTCCACGTCGATCTGGGCGCTCAGCGAGGACAGGTCGTCCTCGGCGAACTTGCGGGCGCGGTCGCGGGCGGCGAAGCGCAGCGCGTCGGCGGAGTGGGTGATCTGCTCGGTGCGCCGGCGCAGCTCGGGCAGCTGGGCCGCGACATGGGCCCGGTCCGGCTCGCGCTCCAGCCGCTTGAGGTCCTCGTCGAGCTCGCGCCCGTGGGCGCTGAGCCGCTGGAAGAGGTCGAGGGACTCCTGCAGGGAGGCGTCCTCGGCCACCCCCGCGTTCAGGGAGTCCTGGGTGGCGCGCATCGAGGTGCGCAGTGAGAGGCGCAGCTGGGCCAGCTCGCCGGCGACGCCGGTCTGGCCGAGGCTCTTGGCGCGCAGCGTGGTGTCCTCGACCGTGCGCCGGGCCTGGTCGATGGTGCGGTCGACCCCGCGCTTCGCCGCCTTGGCGACCTTCACCGTGGCGTAGATCCCGAGCGCCACGAAGGCGACGAACAGCAGCGCCATGATCGTGATCGCGGCTTCCATGAGCGTCGCCCCTCCGGCCTGGATTGTGGTTCTTCCACGGTAAACGGAAGGGGCAGGCCGGTGGTTCCAGATGAACCCCCAACCTGCCCCCACCACTCCCCTAGGGGACGGCGTGGATCAGCGGCCGACGGCGTCAGCCGGCGACGATGTTGACCAGCTTCGGCGCGCGGACGATGACCTTGCGGATCTGCGCGCCGCCCAGCGCCGCGACGACGTGCGCGTCGGCCAGGGCCAGCGCCTCCAGCTCCGCGTCGGTGATCGACGGGGAGACCTCCAGGCGGGCCTTGACCTTGCCCTTGATCTGCACGACGCAGGTCACGGTCTCGTCGACGACATAGGCCGGGTCGGCGACCGGGAAGTCCTGGTGGACGACCGAGTCGGAGTGGCCCAGGCGGTGCCACAGCTCCTCGGCGATGTGCGGGGCCAGCGGGGCGACCAGGCGCACCAGCTGCTCGGCGACCGGGCGGGACACCGCGCCACCGGACTTGGTCAGGTGGTTGTTCAGCTCGGTGATCTTGGCGATGGCGGTGTTGAAGCGCATCGCCGCCATGTCCTGGGCGACCCCGTCGATGGCCTTGTTCAGGGCACGCAGGGTGTCCTCGTCGGCGGCCTCGTCGACGACCGTGACCTCGCCGGTCGTCTCGTCGACGATGTTGCGCCACAGGCGCTGCAGCAGGCGGTACTGGCCGACGACGGCGCGGGTGTCCCACGGACGGGAGACGTCCAGCGGGCCCATGGCCATCTCGTACAGGCGCAGGGTGTCGGCGCCGTACTCGCCGCAGATCTCGTCGGGGGTGACGGCGTTCTTCAGGGACTTGCCCATCTTGCCCAGGACGCGGCTGACCTTCTCGCCCTCGTACCAGTAGGCCCCGTCGCGCTCCTCGACCTCGGCGGCCGGGACGGCGATGCCGCGGGAGTCCCGGTAGACGAATGCCTGGATCATGCCCTGGTTGTACAGCTTGTGGAACGGCTCGGCGGAGGAGACGTGCCCCAGGTCGAACAGGATCTTGGACCAGAAGCGGGCGTACAGCAGGTGCAGCACGGCGTGCTCGGCACCGCCGACGTACAGGTCGACGCCGCCGGTGGGCATGCCCTCGCGCGGGCCCATCCAGTACTGCTCGATGGCCGGGTCGACCAGCTTCTGGTCGTTGTGCGGGTCCAGGTAGCGCAGCTCGTACCAGCAGGAACCGGCCCAGTTGGGCATGGTGTTGGTCTCGCGGCGGTACTTCCGGGGGCCGTCGCCCAGGTCCAGGGTGACGTTGACCCAGTCCTCGTTGCGGGACAGCGGGGTCTCCGGCTGGGTGTCCGCGTCGTCCGGGTCGAAGGTGCGCGGCGAGTAGTCCTCGACCTCCGGCAGCTCCAGCGGCAGCATGGACTCGGGCAGCGGGTGGGCGACGCCGTCCTCGTCGTAGACGATCGGGAAGGGCTCGCCCCAGTAGCGCTGCCGGCTGAACAGCCAGTCGCGCAGGCGGAAGTTGACAGTGCCCTCGCCGATGCCGCGGTCGGTCAGCCAGGCGGTGATCCGCTCCTTGGCCTCGACGACGCCCAGGCCATCCAGCGCGACGTCCTTGTTGGAGGAGTTGATCAGCTTCGCCTCGTAGGAGGCGAACGCGTCGTCCCACTCGGCCGGGTCGGTGCCACGGCCGTCGTTGGGCTCGACCACGCAGCGCATCGGCAGCTCGAAGGCGCGCGCGAACGCGAAGTCGCGGGTGTCGTGCGCCGGGACGGCCATGATCGCACCGGTGCCGTAGCCCATCAGGACGTAGTCGGCGATGAAGACCGGGACCTGCTCGCCGCTGACCGGGTTGGTCGCGTACGCGCCGGTGAAGACACCGGTCTTGTCCTTGGCCTCGGCCTGCCGCTCGACGTCGGACTTGGCGGCGGCCTGCTTGCGGTAGGCGTCGACGGCCTCGGCGGGGGTGGCGTGTCCGCCGGTCCACACGTCGTGGGTGCCCTCGGGCCAGGCGGCCGGGACGATCTTCTCGACCAGGTCGTGCTCGGGGGCCAGCACCATGTAGGTGGCGCCGAACAGGGTGTCCTGGCGGGTGGTGAAGACGGTGATCGCGCCGGTGTCGCCGACCTGGAAGTCGACGCGGGCGCCCTCGGAGCGGCCGATCCAGTTGCGCTGCTGCAGCTTGATGGCCTCGGGCCAGTCCAGGCCGTCCAGGTCCTCGAGCAGGCGGTCCGCGTAGGCGGTGATGCGCATGTTCCACTGGCGCAGCTTGGCCTTGAAGACGGGGAAGTTGCCGCGCTCGGAGCGTCCGTCGGCGGTGACCTCCTCGTTGGCCAGGACGGTGCCCAGGCCGGGGCACCAGTTGACCGGGGCGTCGGAGGCGTAGGCCAGGCGGTACTCGCCCAGGACGTCGGCGCGCTCGCCGGCGGTCAGCTCGCTCCACGCGCGCGTGGAGCCGGGGATCTCACGAGTGCCGTTCTCGAACTGCTCGACCAGCTCGGCGATCGGGCGGGCCTTCCTGGCCTCGTCGTCGTACCAGGAGTTGAAGATCTGCAGGAAGATCCACTGGGTCCACTTGTAGTACTCCGGGTCGATCGTGGCGAACGACCGGCGCTTGTCGTGGCCCAGGCCCAGCCGGCGCAGCTGGACCTTCATGTTCTCCATGTTGGCCTCGGTGGACACGCGGGGGTGCGTGCCGGTCTGCACCGCGTACTGCTCGGCGGGCAGGCCGAAGGCGTCGAAGCCCAGGGTGTGCAGGACGTTGTGGCCGGTCATGCGCGCGTGGCGGGCGAAGACATCGGTGGCGATGTAGCCCAGCGGGTGGCCGACGTGCAGGCCCGCACCGGAGGGGTACGGGAACATGTCCATGATGAACTTCTTGGGGCGGGCCGCGAGGGCCGCGTCCCCGGCCAGGTCACCACTGGGGTTCGGGGCCTCATAGGTGCCCTCGGCGTCCCAGGCGTCCTGCCAGCGTGCCTCGATGTCGGCGGCCAGGCTCGCCGTGTAGCGATGCGGGGCCGCCGTCTCGACAGCCGTGTTGATCTCGGTCATGGTCCTTGAAGCTCCATCGATCGTCTCTGCCCACTGCCGGCACTGCCACGAAATGAAAAATCCCCTCGCACAGGAGGGGACGCCGCGCCGATGCCGACCGGATCTTCATCCGTCGGGACTGATCAGCGCGGCTCGCTAAGCAGAAGGCGTACGGCACGCATGGCGTCAGGGTACCGCAGGGCCCGATCGGGCCGCACCGACGTTCCGGGGACCGGGATACGAAGAAGCGGGCCGTCCTGGTGTGGACGGCCCGCTTCTCTTCTGTGGAGCTAAGGAGAATTGAACTCCTGACCTCCTGCATGCCATGCAGGCGCTCTACCAACTGAGCTATAGCCCCCTGTACGGGTTCTGTGGAGCTAAGGAGAATTGAACTCCTGACCTCTTGCATGCCATGCAAGCGCTCTACCAACTGAGCTATAGCCCCTTGTTTAGTTGTGTCGCGCCGGTTTCCCGTGCGGCGACGGACAGAACAGTAACCGTCCGCCGGTCCGTTCGCCAAATCCATTTGGCGGGCCCGTCCGGCGGTGCGGGTAGGGTCGCCGTCTGTGTCCGCCTCCTCCTCGCCCCCGCCCGCCCCGTCCCGCGCCCGGCTCCGGTCCCCGGCCGTCGCCGCGGCGGTCTGTCTGCTCTCGTTCACGGCGTTCTGGGTGGCGCAGCGGCTCGCCCACGTGAACATGCTGGACGTGATGGTCTACCGGGCCGAGGCCGAGACGCTGCGGGCCGGCGGCGACCTCTACGCGATGCGCGCCACCTCGGCGAACCTCGCGATGACCTATCCGCCGTTCGCCGCCGTGCTGTTCCTGCCGCTGACCCTGGTGGGCGTGCCGCTGATGCGGACGCTGACCACGGCGGGGAACCTGCTCCTGGTGGTGGCGCTCGTACAGCTGTCGCTGCGGCTGATCCGCCCCGCTCTGGCACGTCCGGAGGCGCGCGCCGAGCTGTGGCGAACCACACTGTGGATCGCGGCGGTCGTGGTGTGGTGCGAGCCGGTGTGGACGACGCTGCGGTACGGGCAGATCAACCTGCTCGTGGCGGTGGCCGTGCTGTGGGACCTGACCCGTCGCGAGGGCAGCCGCTGGGCCGGTCTGGGCATCGGCCTGGCCACCGCGGTGAAGCTCACCCCGGGGCTGTTCGTGGTCCTGCTGTTCGCCGCCGGGCTGCTGCTGTGGCGCCGGGACCGGGACCGGGCCCTGAACCAGTGGCTGCGGACGGGCCTCACGGCGACCGGCGTCTTCCTGGTGACGACGCTGACGATGGCGGTGGCGCTGCCCGCCGACTCGAAGCGGTTCTGGACCGGGACCCTGTTCGAGACCGGCCGGGTCGGCCACGCCGAGGAGACCGCCAACCAGTCGCTCAGCGGCGTCCTGGCCCGGCTGCTGCACACGGACGCGCCGGGGCTGTGGTGGCTGGCCGCGGCGGTCCTCCTGGGCGGCGCGGCCATGGTGCTCGCGGTACGGGCGGCGGTCCGCGGCGACCGGGCGGTGGCCGTGGTCGTCACGGCGTTCGCGGCGCTGATGATCAGCCCGATCTCCTGGTCGCACCACTGGGTGTGGTGCGTGCCGCTGCTGATCCTGCTGTACGACCGCGCCACGCGCGCGTGGCTGGTGACGGGGGCCGTTGCCCTGGCGTTCGCCTCGTTCGCGCTGTGGTGGGTGCCGCACGACCCGGGCCGTCCCGAACTCGACCAGAACGCCGGGCAGATGCTGCTCTCCGCGGTCTATCCACTGACGGCGCTCGCGGTCTTCGCCGGCTATGCGCTGTCGCTGCGGCGGACGCGCGGCCTGGACCCTGTGGAGACGGTCCCGCGGCCCCGCGAGGAGACGCGGGAGCCTCAGGGGCGGGAGCCTCAGGGGCGGGAGCCTCAGGCCGTGGCGAACGAGTAGAACCGCTTCAGGGTGCAGTGCTCGTCGAGGAGCCGGCCGTAGATCGGCTCCCCTTCGAGCTCGCGGTAGGTCTCGATGGGGTCGCCTTTTATGATCAGCGCCCGCGCGCACTCCTCGCACCAGTACTGGAAGGAGGGGTTCACGGGGTCCATGTCACGGACGATGGGCGTCCCGCTGCCGCACCAGTCGCACTTCCGCCGGTGCGCCCCCATCATGCGGCTCCCGTCACGGAGGCGGCACGCGGCGCACGGGTGAGCGCCACACGGGTGAGGGGCGACTTCCACGGTCCGGGGGCGGATTCCGCGACGGCATCGGCTGCGAGGCTGTCGGCTGCGACCTCGTCGGCACCGTCCACGGCCATGCGCGCTCCCTCCCGCCCGGACCCTCTTCCCCACCGGCGGTCCGATTCTGCCATGGGCCCGCAAGGGGGTCAGCGTCGTCGGCGGAGCAGGCTCGCCGAGGCACCCAGGACCGCCGCCGCGGCCAGCGCGAGGGTGCATACCCAGAGCGCGTGGGCGGACACATGCGCCCCCGGCCCGGTGATCCGGCCGAGGAAGAGCGCGCCGAACGCGGCGACGCCGATCAGCTGGCCGAGCTGGGTCACCGTGGCGAGCAGTCCGCTGGCGTCGGCGGCGTCCTCCGGCCGTACCGTCGCGAGCGCGCCGGTCAGGGCCGGGCTGAAGGCCAGCGCCAGACCGGCGCCCATGGCGCAGAGCACCGGATAGAGCACCCAGCCGCCCGCGCCGCCGTCCCTGAGAACGGCGCCCACGCCGACCGAGGAGGCCGCGGTGAGCAGGAAGCCGGCGGGCACCAGGAAGGGCTGCAGGCGGGCGGGCCAGCGGCGCCAGGTGAGGCCGACGAGTCCGAAGACGGCGGCGGTCGGCGCGAAGGTGAGGCCGGTGCGCAGCGCGCTGTGCCCGAGCGCGCCCTGCAGGTGCAGGGTGAGGGTGAACAGGAAGCCCGCGTTGACGGCCATCACGGCGGCGATCCGTACGACGGCCCGGCCGATGCCGGGGCTGCGCAGGACCCGGGGCGCGACGATCGGGGCGCCGCCGCGCCGGGCGAGCCCCGCCTCGTACGTGCCGAAGGCGGCGAACAGGAGCAGCGCGCCGGCGAAGGACAGCCAGGTCCACAGCGGCCAGTCCTTCTCCTGGCCGAGGACGAGGGGGACGGTGAGGAGCGTGACGGAGCCGGCGAGCAGCAGCAGTCCGGGCAGGTCGAGGGAGCGGGACCGCTCGGCCGCGGTGCCGGCGTCGCGCGGCAGCACCTTGGCGCCGAGGGCCAGCAGGGCCAGGCCGATGGGCACGTTGACCAGGAAGACCGGGCGCCAGCCGGTGCCGAACAGGTCGGCGCTGACGAGGACGCCGCCGACGACCTGGCCGGCCGCGGCGCCGGTGGCGAGGACGGCGGAGTAGGCGCTCAGCGCGCGGACCCGGCCCTCGCCAGTGAAGTTGCGCTGGATGAGGCTGAGGACCTGGGGGATCATCAGGGCCGATCCGGCGCCCTGGACGACCCGGAAGGCGATCAACTGGCCGGTTCCGGCGGCCAGTCCGCAGGCGAGCGAGGCGACGGTGAAGACCATCAGCCCGGCGAGGTAGACCCGCCGGTGGCCGAGCCGGTCGCCGAGCCGCGCGCCGGTGATCAGCAACACGGCGTAGGCGATGGTGTATCCGGCGACGACGAGCTGGATTCCGGCGCCGCTGGCGGCGAGTTCGGTACGGATGGTGGGGGCGGCGACGTTGACGATGAAGACGTCGAGCAGCGCCATGAACTGGGCGGCGAGCACGACGCCGAGCAGGGCGCGGGGTCGGTTGTCGGTGCCGGGGTCTTTACTGAGTACGGGACGTGTGGTGGTCGTCGTCATACGAGGAGCGTGACGCCGGCCGGATACGGGTAACGAGAGCCCGTCGATGCTGGTACTGACAGCACCTGGCAACGGCGGCGCGGGGACTCGACCATGGGGGATGTGACGACTGTGGCAGTGGCGGGCGAGACGCGGCGGAGGCCGGAGCT from Streptomyces fradiae includes:
- a CDS encoding helix-hairpin-helix domain-containing protein, which gives rise to MTLRTQIATRRSGPTSGPGRAPGSDGRSRGRAVGPRARRRRTAGALASPPSVRSRGEALFPSTAPPRPAPAPPPAPPTPPAPPPPSPPPAREPEADREPEADRERAGPQPELSRGELAKLALRDRLPLWAQSRCGLERRSLAALTMVLMVAAGGAGAYFWTGRPQQIRAPEVVAAARPLPGTRAVDTGPGEGSPADPSPSPQLSPSAAAVVVVDVGGKVRTPGVFTLPVGSRVTDALRAAGGIRPGTDLTGLNRARVLMDGEQVVVGLPAVAAGGGTGVGGAAGGTAAGVPRPAAPLSLNTATVEQLDALPGVGPVLARRIVEHRVEHGGFRTVAELRDVNGIGARRFADLAPLVRP
- a CDS encoding DegV family protein, which encodes MSRHVAIVTDSTAYLPAQAMERHAITAVPLTVVIGDRALEEGTEISARSLAEALQKRRLVTTSRPAPEVFAATYRAAAEAGAQGVVSLHLSGEISGTYDAAVLAAKDAPVPVRVVDTRMVGMALGFCALAAAEVADAGGSLDEAVAAAEKRASGTSAFFYVDTLDYLRRGGRIGAAQALLGSALAVKPLLELEGGRIELREKVRTASKAIARLEEIAAERAGAGAVDIAVHHLSAPERAAALAERLRERLPGVENLQVTEVGAVIGAHTGPGLLAVVVSPR
- the leuS gene encoding leucine--tRNA ligase, giving the protein MTEINTAVETAAPHRYTASLAADIEARWQDAWDAEGTYEAPNPSGDLAGDAALAARPKKFIMDMFPYPSGAGLHVGHPLGYIATDVFARHARMTGHNVLHTLGFDAFGLPAEQYAVQTGTHPRVSTEANMENMKVQLRRLGLGHDKRRSFATIDPEYYKWTQWIFLQIFNSWYDDEARKARPIAELVEQFENGTREIPGSTRAWSELTAGERADVLGEYRLAYASDAPVNWCPGLGTVLANEEVTADGRSERGNFPVFKAKLRQWNMRITAYADRLLEDLDGLDWPEAIKLQQRNWIGRSEGARVDFQVGDTGAITVFTTRQDTLFGATYMVLAPEHDLVEKIVPAAWPEGTHDVWTGGHATPAEAVDAYRKQAAAKSDVERQAEAKDKTGVFTGAYATNPVSGEQVPVFIADYVLMGYGTGAIMAVPAHDTRDFAFARAFELPMRCVVEPNDGRGTDPAEWDDAFASYEAKLINSSNKDVALDGLGVVEAKERITAWLTDRGIGEGTVNFRLRDWLFSRQRYWGEPFPIVYDEDGVAHPLPESMLPLELPEVEDYSPRTFDPDDADTQPETPLSRNEDWVNVTLDLGDGPRKYRRETNTMPNWAGSCWYELRYLDPHNDQKLVDPAIEQYWMGPREGMPTGGVDLYVGGAEHAVLHLLYARFWSKILFDLGHVSSAEPFHKLYNQGMIQAFVYRDSRGIAVPAAEVEERDGAYWYEGEKVSRVLGKMGKSLKNAVTPDEICGEYGADTLRLYEMAMGPLDVSRPWDTRAVVGQYRLLQRLWRNIVDETTGEVTVVDEAADEDTLRALNKAIDGVAQDMAAMRFNTAIAKITELNNHLTKSGGAVSRPVAEQLVRLVAPLAPHIAEELWHRLGHSDSVVHQDFPVADPAYVVDETVTCVVQIKGKVKARLEVSPSITDAELEALALADAHVVAALGGAQIRKVIVRAPKLVNIVAG
- a CDS encoding glycosyltransferase 87 family protein; amino-acid sequence: MSASSSPPPAPSRARLRSPAVAAAVCLLSFTAFWVAQRLAHVNMLDVMVYRAEAETLRAGGDLYAMRATSANLAMTYPPFAAVLFLPLTLVGVPLMRTLTTAGNLLLVVALVQLSLRLIRPALARPEARAELWRTTLWIAAVVVWCEPVWTTLRYGQINLLVAVAVLWDLTRREGSRWAGLGIGLATAVKLTPGLFVVLLFAAGLLLWRRDRDRALNQWLRTGLTATGVFLVTTLTMAVALPADSKRFWTGTLFETGRVGHAEETANQSLSGVLARLLHTDAPGLWWLAAAVLLGGAAMVLAVRAAVRGDRAVAVVVTAFAALMISPISWSHHWVWCVPLLILLYDRATRAWLVTGAVALAFASFALWWVPHDPGRPELDQNAGQMLLSAVYPLTALAVFAGYALSLRRTRGLDPVETVPRPREETREPQGREPQGREPQAVANE
- a CDS encoding MFS transporter encodes the protein MTTTTTRPVLSKDPGTDNRPRALLGVVLAAQFMALLDVFIVNVAAPTIRTELAASGAGIQLVVAGYTIAYAVLLITGARLGDRLGHRRVYLAGLMVFTVASLACGLAAGTGQLIAFRVVQGAGSALMIPQVLSLIQRNFTGEGRVRALSAYSAVLATGAAAGQVVGGVLVSADLFGTGWRPVFLVNVPIGLALLALGAKVLPRDAGTAAERSRSLDLPGLLLLAGSVTLLTVPLVLGQEKDWPLWTWLSFAGALLLFAAFGTYEAGLARRGGAPIVAPRVLRSPGIGRAVVRIAAVMAVNAGFLFTLTLHLQGALGHSALRTGLTFAPTAAVFGLVGLTWRRWPARLQPFLVPAGFLLTAASSVGVGAVLRDGGAGGWVLYPVLCAMGAGLALAFSPALTGALATVRPEDAADASGLLATVTQLGQLIGVAAFGALFLGRITGPGAHVSAHALWVCTLALAAAAVLGASASLLRRRR